The Acidobacteriota bacterium genome has a segment encoding these proteins:
- a CDS encoding CoA-acylating methylmalonate-semialdehyde dehydrogenase: MSPKKSKGAAGEKSKNNPKKLKFFVNGEWRETKSGKYMPITNSSTGEVMAETPKCTADEVREAVEAAEAAFPEWSDTPLALRTQVMFKFKSIVDDHIHELATLLATEMSKNYAEARGDVIKAVEVVELACALPVTMQGDSLMNVSRGFDTVSYREPLGVFVGIAPFNFPAMIPMGWMTPLALTTGNTYVLKAPSLVPQTSMRMTEMLADAGLPPGVFNLVTCSRNEAELLLEHPAVKGITLVGSKKIGLHVYQKAAETGKRVQALVEAKNHALILKDAPIMATAQRIINSAFGCAGQRCMALPVIAVEEAIADEIVAAIVSLAKKLKIGPAWEKDTQLGPLVTQEHLDFVTGWIEKSVEEGAKLVLDGRNPKVPPGCEGGYFLGPTVFDHVTPKMTCGDEEVFGPVLYVKRIKDFEHGLQVANASEFANGGAIFTQSGHYAREFAKRTHSGMVGINVGIPVPISVFPFCGHKNSFFGDLHVMGRDGVAFYTETKAVTSYWFTEKDLKGEKVGTWEGTISRT, translated from the coding sequence ATGAGCCCAAAAAAGAGCAAAGGGGCGGCGGGGGAGAAGTCTAAAAATAATCCGAAAAAACTCAAGTTCTTCGTGAACGGCGAGTGGCGCGAGACGAAGAGCGGGAAGTACATGCCCATCACCAACTCGAGCACCGGTGAGGTCATGGCCGAGACGCCGAAGTGCACCGCCGATGAGGTCCGCGAGGCCGTGGAGGCCGCGGAGGCGGCCTTTCCGGAATGGAGCGACACCCCGCTGGCCCTACGCACCCAGGTTATGTTCAAATTCAAGAGCATAGTCGACGATCACATCCACGAGCTGGCCACGCTTCTGGCGACGGAGATGAGCAAGAACTACGCCGAAGCCCGCGGTGACGTGATCAAGGCCGTCGAGGTCGTCGAGCTGGCCTGCGCGCTTCCGGTCACGATGCAGGGCGACAGCCTGATGAACGTCTCCAGGGGGTTCGACACGGTCAGCTACCGCGAGCCGCTCGGGGTGTTCGTAGGCATCGCCCCCTTTAACTTTCCGGCGATGATCCCCATGGGCTGGATGACGCCGCTGGCCCTCACCACGGGCAACACCTACGTGCTCAAGGCCCCAAGCCTGGTGCCCCAGACGTCCATGCGCATGACGGAAATGCTCGCGGATGCCGGGCTCCCACCCGGTGTTTTCAACCTCGTGACCTGCTCACGCAACGAGGCCGAGCTGCTGCTGGAGCACCCGGCGGTCAAGGGCATCACCTTAGTGGGCTCGAAAAAGATCGGCCTGCACGTATACCAGAAGGCCGCGGAAACAGGCAAACGCGTCCAGGCGCTGGTCGAGGCGAAGAACCACGCCCTTATCCTCAAGGACGCCCCCATCATGGCCACCGCCCAGCGGATCATCAACTCGGCCTTCGGCTGCGCGGGCCAGCGCTGCATGGCCCTGCCGGTGATCGCCGTGGAGGAGGCCATTGCCGACGAGATTGTGGCCGCCATCGTCAGTCTGGCCAAGAAACTAAAAATCGGTCCCGCGTGGGAGAAGGATACACAACTGGGGCCGCTGGTCACGCAGGAGCACCTGGATTTCGTCACCGGCTGGATCGAAAAGAGCGTCGAAGAGGGCGCCAAGCTGGTGCTCGACGGCCGGAACCCGAAGGTGCCGCCGGGCTGCGAGGGCGGATACTTCTTGGGCCCGACCGTCTTCGACCATGTCACCCCCAAGATGACGTGCGGCGACGAAGAGGTATTCGGGCCGGTGCTGTACGTGAAGCGCATCAAGGATTTCGAGCATGGCCTGCAGGTGGCCAACGCCAGCGAGTTCGCCAACGGCGGTGCCATCTTCACGCAGAGCGGACACTACGCCCGCGAGTTCGCAAAACGGACCCACTCCGGCATGGTGGGCATAAACGTTGGGATCCCCGTGCCCATCTCGGTCTTCCCCTTCTGCGGGCACAAAAACAGCTTCTTCGGCGACCTGCACGTCATGGGCCGAGACGGAGTCGCCTTCTACACAGAAACCAAGGCCGTAACGAGCTACTGGTTCACGGAAAAAGACCTGAAGGGCGAAAAGGTTGGAACCTGGGAAGGGACGATCTCCCGAACCTAG
- a CDS encoding aldehyde dehydrogenase family protein, whose product MKKYDMLINGKLVQAKSGKTKEILDTGNGESLGHVPEAGVEDMEEAIKAARKAFDKGPWRKTGAMQRTKLLLQVAEAIRKNLKRLSELEVCNNGKPYPEAEADISDAADCFEFYAGFTTKIHGETMDVPDPMHWSMVVREPYGVCGQIVPWNYPMLMATWKLAPSLAAGNTLIMKPSSFTPITVLELAKIMSEIDFPPGVINVVTGPGGKIGNLLAGHPDVDKVAITGGTDTGRKVMAAAAETTKKCTLELGGKNPNIILEDADFDAAVEGALFGAFFNQGEVCSAGSKLLVHKSIHKKLVQAMKDKIGTIKVGHGLKPGVKMGPLVSPEQLKIIEDYVEIGKKEGATLVCGGKRPAGKEFEKGNFFEPTIFDNVTANMRINREEMFGPVVGVTPFSTDEEAIAMANDTEYGLAAGIWSKNFPRAIKMMRELRVGIIWINHFGPTFNEMPWGGYKQSGIGRELGLYGIDEYLQVKQVNLNLDENRIGWYY is encoded by the coding sequence ATGAAGAAATATGACATGCTGATCAACGGCAAGCTTGTGCAAGCCAAGAGCGGCAAGACCAAAGAAATCCTCGACACGGGCAACGGGGAATCCCTTGGTCATGTCCCTGAGGCCGGCGTCGAGGACATGGAGGAAGCCATCAAGGCCGCCCGCAAGGCCTTCGACAAAGGACCCTGGCGGAAAACAGGCGCTATGCAGCGCACCAAGCTCTTGCTCCAAGTCGCCGAGGCCATACGCAAGAACCTCAAGAGGCTGTCAGAGCTTGAGGTTTGCAACAACGGCAAGCCCTATCCGGAAGCGGAGGCGGACATAAGCGACGCCGCCGACTGTTTCGAGTTCTACGCGGGGTTTACCACGAAAATTCACGGCGAGACCATGGACGTGCCCGACCCGATGCACTGGAGCATGGTGGTGCGCGAGCCCTACGGGGTGTGCGGACAGATTGTCCCGTGGAACTATCCGATGCTGATGGCGACGTGGAAACTGGCTCCTTCCCTCGCCGCGGGCAATACCCTCATTATGAAACCGTCGTCGTTCACGCCGATTACGGTTCTCGAACTTGCCAAAATCATGTCGGAGATCGATTTTCCACCCGGCGTGATCAACGTCGTGACAGGCCCCGGAGGGAAAATAGGCAACTTACTCGCCGGCCATCCCGACGTAGACAAAGTCGCCATCACGGGGGGAACGGATACCGGGCGCAAGGTCATGGCCGCGGCGGCCGAAACGACGAAGAAGTGCACGCTGGAGCTCGGCGGAAAGAACCCCAACATCATCCTGGAAGACGCGGACTTCGACGCGGCCGTGGAAGGTGCGTTGTTCGGCGCCTTCTTCAACCAGGGTGAGGTCTGCTCGGCGGGTTCCAAGCTGCTGGTCCATAAATCCATCCACAAGAAACTGGTCCAGGCCATGAAGGACAAAATCGGCACCATCAAGGTCGGCCACGGCTTGAAGCCCGGCGTCAAAATGGGCCCCCTCGTATCCCCCGAACAGCTCAAGATTATCGAAGATTACGTCGAAATCGGCAAAAAGGAAGGCGCGACGCTCGTGTGCGGCGGCAAGAGGCCGGCGGGCAAGGAGTTCGAGAAAGGGAACTTCTTCGAGCCGACCATTTTCGACAACGTCACGGCCAACATGCGCATCAACCGGGAGGAAATGTTCGGGCCGGTCGTGGGTGTCACCCCGTTCAGCACCGACGAGGAAGCCATCGCGATGGCCAACGACACGGAGTACGGGCTTGCGGCTGGCATTTGGTCGAAGAACTTCCCCCGGGCTATAAAAATGATGCGCGAGTTGCGGGTGGGCATCATCTGGATCAACCACTTCGGCCCGACGTTCAACGAGATGCCGTGGGGCGGCTACAAGCAGAGCGGCATCGGCCGCGAGCTCGGGCTGTACGGCATCGACGAGTACCTGCAGGTCAAGCAGGTCAACCTCAACCTCGACGAAAACCGCATAGGCTGGTACTACTAA
- a CDS encoding DMT family transporter — MSEAHFWLLPTLSAFFLYGFGQGYAKMYIADMKPPRFCLYFIGVKAVLTLAYFLWAFYTSAEGKPSPFAPEVHQFLFCGLLAGTLDAAGWVLYFESLLGGPVSIVGTVSAAYAVVTALEARIFLDEYLSPIQYLGVMLVIGGCIGIAYEPSGRNREKSASSEKARRRILGMPLWFIQAVLADFCWGSGATLQDYFYMLPRADEVTTESNLMLYMMLSSVLVLGGYGWIRDEQKGCPAGEVKHATPPAAMFVIGDLAAIVAYGMGTATLVTTLSGAYPAVTLLFAYLHPALRERPTGLQWFCIVLIFIGMLIAP; from the coding sequence TTGTCTGAAGCGCATTTTTGGCTGCTGCCTACGCTATCCGCGTTTTTTCTCTACGGGTTTGGCCAGGGGTACGCGAAGATGTACATCGCGGATATGAAGCCTCCCCGCTTCTGCCTGTACTTCATCGGGGTAAAGGCCGTCCTCACACTGGCGTATTTTCTGTGGGCTTTTTACACGAGCGCCGAAGGCAAGCCTTCGCCCTTCGCTCCCGAAGTACACCAGTTCTTGTTTTGCGGGCTGCTGGCCGGCACACTGGATGCCGCGGGCTGGGTTCTTTACTTCGAGTCCCTCCTCGGAGGCCCCGTCAGCATCGTCGGCACGGTTTCCGCGGCCTACGCGGTCGTGACCGCCCTGGAGGCCCGCATTTTTTTGGACGAATACCTCTCTCCCATTCAATACCTGGGGGTCATGTTGGTGATCGGCGGGTGCATCGGCATCGCGTACGAGCCCTCCGGGCGGAACCGGGAAAAATCCGCCTCCTCCGAGAAGGCCAGGCGCCGGATTTTGGGGATGCCCCTGTGGTTCATCCAGGCCGTTTTGGCCGATTTCTGCTGGGGGAGCGGGGCGACGCTGCAGGATTACTTTTACATGCTGCCCCGCGCGGACGAGGTCACGACCGAAAGCAATCTCATGTTGTATATGATGCTCAGCAGCGTGCTCGTATTGGGCGGGTACGGCTGGATTCGGGACGAGCAGAAGGGCTGCCCGGCCGGGGAGGTGAAGCACGCCACGCCGCCCGCGGCGATGTTCGTTATCGGGGACCTGGCGGCCATAGTGGCCTACGGCATGGGCACGGCCACGCTCGTGACGACCTTGTCGGGCGCCTACCCGGCTGTGACGCTCCTGTTCGCCTACCTGCACCCGGCCCTGAGGGAGAGGCCGACGGGCTTGCAGTGGTTCTGCATCGTGCTGATTTTCATAGGCATGCTTATCGCCCCGTAG